One genomic segment of Pseudomonas sp. p1(2021b) includes these proteins:
- a CDS encoding aminoacyl-tRNA deacylase and HDOD domain-containing protein, producing MTEVALDTATPHAPSVIRLLLDKLGVPYREVPEHTQMPAKARVQAILLDDAVGALMVLFPQDQLLDLNRLAELTGRKLVAVPVARLKHMLDKHALKTLPGIPALTSYPCLYEASLLQADNLLIQSGERGLLLEIPREDFKRMLAKASAGHFGEQIEAIRPNLDRPDDDSKEISRAVQAFTARRIQQRLEQTIEIPPLADTAQKIIKLRVDPNASIDDITGVVETDPALAAQVVSWAASPYYASPGKIRSVEDAIVRVLGFDLVINLALGLALGKTLSLPEDHPQEATPYWQQSIYTAAVIEGLTRAMPRAERPEAGLTYLAGLLHNFGYLLLAHVFPPHFSLICRHLEVNPHLCHTFVEQHLLGISREQIGAWLMKLWDMPEELSAALRFQHDPSYDGEYAAFPNLVCLAVRLLRARGIGTGPQEEIPDALLERLSLTREKAEDAVTKVLEAETLLRELASQFHTPH from the coding sequence ATGACTGAAGTTGCCTTGGACACCGCAACCCCACACGCACCGTCTGTCATCCGGCTGCTGCTCGACAAGCTTGGCGTGCCCTACCGCGAAGTACCCGAGCATACGCAAATGCCGGCCAAGGCACGTGTCCAGGCGATTCTCCTAGACGACGCGGTCGGCGCCCTGATGGTGCTGTTCCCGCAGGATCAACTGCTGGACCTCAACCGCCTGGCCGAGCTGACCGGGCGCAAGCTGGTGGCCGTGCCGGTGGCGCGTCTCAAGCATATGCTCGACAAGCACGCCCTCAAGACCCTGCCCGGGATCCCGGCGCTGACCAGCTACCCGTGCCTCTACGAAGCCAGCCTGCTGCAGGCCGACAACCTGCTGATCCAGTCCGGCGAGCGCGGCCTGCTGCTCGAGATCCCACGTGAAGACTTCAAGCGCATGCTGGCCAAGGCAAGCGCCGGCCATTTCGGAGAACAGATCGAGGCCATTCGCCCGAATTTGGACCGCCCCGACGACGACTCCAAGGAAATCAGCCGCGCCGTCCAGGCCTTTACCGCTCGCCGTATCCAGCAACGCCTGGAACAAACCATCGAGATCCCGCCGCTGGCCGACACGGCGCAGAAGATCATCAAGCTGCGCGTCGACCCCAATGCCAGCATCGACGACATCACCGGCGTGGTGGAAACCGACCCAGCCCTGGCGGCCCAGGTGGTCAGCTGGGCCGCATCGCCCTATTACGCGTCTCCCGGCAAGATCCGCTCGGTGGAAGACGCCATCGTCCGTGTGCTGGGCTTCGACCTGGTGATCAACCTGGCGCTGGGCCTGGCGCTGGGCAAGACCTTGAGCCTGCCCGAGGACCACCCGCAGGAAGCCACGCCGTACTGGCAACAGTCGATCTACACCGCCGCGGTGATCGAAGGCCTGACCCGGGCCATGCCCCGTGCCGAGCGCCCCGAGGCAGGCCTGACCTACCTGGCTGGCCTGCTGCACAACTTCGGCTACCTGTTGCTGGCCCACGTCTTCCCGCCGCACTTTTCACTGATCTGCCGCCACCTCGAGGTCAACCCACACCTGTGCCACACCTTCGTGGAACAGCACCTGCTGGGCATCAGCCGTGAACAGATCGGCGCCTGGTTGATGAAGCTGTGGGACATGCCGGAAGAGCTCTCCGCCGCGCTGCGCTTCCAGCACGACCCGAGCTATGACGGCGAATATGCAGCCTTCCCCAACTTGGTATGCCTGGCGGTACGCCTGTTACGTGCCCGTGGCATCGGCACTGGGCCCCAGGAAGAGATTCCGGACGCCTTGCTCGAACGCCTGAGCCTGACCCGGGAGAAAGCGGAAGATGCAGTGACCAAGGTTCTGGAGGCCGAGACACTGCTGCGCGAGCTGGCTTCCCAGTTCCACACGCCGCATTGA
- a CDS encoding helicase: MKFRFLLWVMGLLMARASRNNPAFQQQLRDKDLVFQMQTLDGKVGRHFIVSGERISSKGGLHPQPAFAIAFKDAAYGFDTLRAGNKQLAFMQGIQDKSIQIKGNPALVIWFQGLMKYLKPKKKGR, translated from the coding sequence ATGAAGTTTCGCTTCCTGCTCTGGGTCATGGGGCTGCTGATGGCTCGGGCCAGCCGCAACAACCCGGCGTTTCAGCAACAATTGCGGGACAAGGACCTGGTCTTCCAGATGCAGACCCTCGACGGCAAGGTAGGCCGGCACTTCATCGTCAGTGGCGAGCGCATCAGCAGCAAGGGCGGCCTGCACCCCCAGCCGGCCTTCGCCATCGCTTTCAAGGATGCAGCCTACGGCTTCGACACTCTGCGGGCTGGCAACAAGCAGCTGGCCTTCATGCAAGGGATCCAGGACAAGAGCATCCAGATCAAGGGCAACCCGGCCCTGGTCATCTGGTTCCAGGGCCTGATGAAATACCTGAAGCCGAAGAAAAAAGGCCGATAG
- a CDS encoding HU family DNA-binding protein, translating to MRKPELAAVIAEKADLTKEKANQVLNAILDSITGALDKDTVTLVGFGTFEKRHRGARTGKNPQTGQPVKIKASNTVAFKPGKNLRDSVNQPAKPAKKGK from the coding sequence ATGCGTAAACCAGAACTCGCCGCTGTTATCGCCGAAAAGGCCGATCTGACCAAGGAAAAGGCCAACCAGGTCTTGAATGCCATCCTCGACAGCATCACCGGTGCGCTGGACAAGGACACCGTCACCCTGGTCGGTTTCGGTACCTTTGAAAAACGTCATCGTGGTGCTCGCACCGGCAAGAACCCGCAGACCGGCCAGCCGGTCAAGATCAAGGCCAGCAATACCGTCGCCTTCAAGCCTGGCAAGAACCTGCGCGACAGCGTCAACCAACCTGCCAAGCCAGCAAAGAAAGGCAAGTGA
- a CDS encoding NAD(P)/FAD-dependent oxidoreductase — protein MMSPVVIIGTGLAGYNLAREFRKLDDQTPLLLITADDGRSYSKPMLSTGFAKHKDADGLCMAEPGAMAEQLKAEIRTHTRISGIDPGHKRLWIGEEAVEYRDLVLAWGAQTVQVPIEGDGGDLVFPINDLEDYARFRAAAAGKRRVLILGAGLIGCEFANDMSLGGYEIDVVAPCEQVMPTLLHPAAASAVQAGLEGLGVRFHLGPVLTRLQRADDGLEAHLSDGSVIACDLVVSAIGLRPRTDLAAAAGLQVNRGVVVDRHLRTSHGNIFALGDCAEVDGVNLLYVMPLMTCARALAQTLAGNPTAVAYGPMPVTVKTPACPLVVSPPPPGHEGVWQVEGQGADLKVLCHAGDGKLLGYALTGTAVMEKLALNRQLPPFMA, from the coding sequence ATGATGTCCCCCGTGGTGATCATTGGTACCGGCCTGGCCGGCTACAACCTGGCCCGCGAGTTTCGCAAGCTCGACGACCAGACGCCGTTGCTGCTGATCACCGCCGACGACGGTCGTTCCTACTCCAAGCCCATGCTCTCCACGGGCTTTGCCAAACACAAGGATGCCGACGGCCTGTGCATGGCCGAGCCGGGCGCCATGGCCGAGCAGCTCAAGGCCGAGATCCGCACGCACACCCGCATCAGCGGCATCGACCCGGGGCACAAGCGCCTGTGGATCGGCGAGGAAGCGGTCGAGTACCGCGACCTGGTGCTCGCCTGGGGTGCCCAGACCGTGCAGGTGCCGATCGAAGGCGATGGCGGCGACCTGGTGTTTCCCATCAATGACCTGGAAGACTACGCGCGCTTTCGTGCCGCAGCGGCAGGCAAGCGCCGCGTGCTGATCCTCGGGGCCGGCCTGATCGGTTGCGAGTTCGCCAACGACATGAGCCTGGGCGGCTACGAAATCGATGTGGTCGCGCCTTGCGAACAGGTGATGCCGACCCTGCTGCATCCCGCCGCGGCCAGCGCTGTCCAGGCCGGCCTGGAAGGCCTGGGCGTGCGCTTCCACCTGGGGCCCGTATTGACCCGGCTGCAACGTGCTGACGACGGCCTCGAGGCGCATCTGTCCGATGGCAGCGTGATCGCCTGCGACCTGGTGGTGTCGGCCATCGGCCTGCGTCCACGCACCGACCTGGCTGCCGCTGCTGGCCTGCAGGTCAATCGTGGCGTGGTGGTGGATCGCCACTTGCGTACCTCCCACGGCAATATCTTCGCCCTGGGCGACTGCGCCGAGGTCGATGGGGTCAACCTGCTGTATGTCATGCCGCTGATGACCTGCGCGCGTGCCCTGGCCCAAACCCTGGCCGGCAACCCCACCGCCGTGGCCTACGGGCCCATGCCGGTCACGGTCAAGACCCCGGCCTGCCCGCTGGTGGTTTCGCCGCCACCGCCGGGCCATGAAGGTGTCTGGCAGGTGGAGGGGCAGGGCGCTGACCTCAAGGTGCTCTGCCACGCGGGCGACGGGAAGCTGCTGGGTTACGCGTTGACCGGCACGGCGGTGATGGAAAAGCTGGCGCTGAATCGGCAGTTGCCACCCTTTATGGCATAA
- a CDS encoding rubredoxin produces MKKWQCIVCGLIYDEAEGWPDDGIAPGTRWEDVPEDWLCPDCGVGKSDFEMIAIG; encoded by the coding sequence ATGAAAAAGTGGCAATGTATTGTCTGCGGCCTGATCTACGACGAAGCCGAGGGCTGGCCGGACGACGGCATCGCCCCAGGCACCCGTTGGGAAGACGTGCCGGAAGACTGGCTGTGCCCCGACTGCGGTGTCGGCAAGAGCGACTTCGAAATGATCGCCATCGGCTGA